In Curtobacterium sp. TC1, the following proteins share a genomic window:
- a CDS encoding COX15/CtaA family protein: protein MTRVGPPVDQDLRTARWWSLPRVVDRRVIALAWASFVVEVVLIGTGGLVRLTASGLGCPTWPKCTADSLVSTPEMGVHGIIEFGNRLLTFVLVIVAIAMFLAVVRMLRTRPELFWLAFAQGVAIPVQAVIGGLSVLTNLNPFVVGLHFVVSAALTSVTAALVYRTMHGPRTSRRVVPGWYTGVVRGTVAAVVVTVLVGILTTGSGPHAGADEAVDGGMLHRTGFDPAVMEHLHAWPAYTLFALTLVLVVGAVRLRISSKWALLLLVVEFLQIAVGLTQARTGLPVGLVGTHMVLAGLLVGATTAVVLATRASAGRAAVREPLDA from the coding sequence GTGACTCGCGTCGGACCCCCCGTCGACCAGGATCTCCGGACCGCACGGTGGTGGTCGCTCCCCCGGGTCGTCGACCGTCGGGTCATCGCACTGGCGTGGGCCTCGTTCGTGGTCGAGGTCGTGTTGATCGGCACCGGCGGCCTCGTCCGGCTGACCGCGTCGGGCCTCGGATGCCCCACCTGGCCCAAGTGCACGGCGGATTCGCTCGTGTCGACGCCCGAGATGGGCGTGCACGGGATCATCGAGTTCGGCAACCGACTGCTCACCTTCGTGCTCGTCATCGTGGCGATCGCGATGTTCCTGGCGGTCGTCCGGATGCTCCGCACGCGCCCCGAACTGTTCTGGCTCGCGTTCGCTCAGGGCGTCGCGATCCCGGTGCAGGCCGTCATCGGCGGGCTGAGCGTGCTCACGAACCTCAACCCCTTCGTCGTCGGGCTGCACTTCGTCGTGTCCGCCGCCCTGACCTCGGTCACCGCGGCCCTGGTCTACCGGACGATGCACGGCCCCCGCACCAGCCGTCGCGTGGTGCCCGGCTGGTACACCGGTGTCGTCCGTGGCACGGTCGCCGCGGTCGTGGTCACCGTCCTGGTCGGCATCCTCACCACCGGCAGCGGCCCGCACGCCGGCGCCGACGAGGCCGTGGACGGCGGCATGCTGCACCGCACGGGCTTCGACCCCGCGGTCATGGAACACCTGCACGCCTGGCCCGCCTACACGCTGTTCGCGCTGACGCTCGTCCTCGTGGTCGGCGCCGTCCGCCTCCGGATCTCGAGCAAGTGGGCGCTCCTGCTGCTCGTCGTCGAGTTCCTGCAGATCGCCGTCGGCCTGACCCAGGCCCGCACCGGGCTGCCCGTCGGGCTGGTGGGCACGCACATGGTGCTCGCCGGGCTGCTCGTCGGAGCCACCACGGCGGTCGTGCTCGCCACGCGCGCCAGCGCCGGTCGCGCGGCCGTGCGCGAACCACTCGACGCCTGA
- a CDS encoding heme o synthase, with product MTRPDTDRPRSPLSRKVRAYVSLTKPRVMELLLVTTAPTMFLAERGVPDLWLVFWTMLGGAMSAGSASAFNCYIDRDIDRLMKRTSTRPLVTGELSDREALVFSWVLGVLSTAVLGFLVNWLAAALSVIAILIYVFVYTLWLKRRTPQNIVWGGSAGCMPVLIGWAGVTGSLTWAPVILFMVIFLWTPPHYWPLSMKYRDDYDAADVPMLAVVRGRTVVGLQVVLYAWATLVCSLLLIPVAHMGPLYTVVALAGGIWFVVESHRLYSRAIQHVEHVQPMRVFHSSITYLTLLFIAVGIDPLLPQVFTF from the coding sequence GTGACCAGGCCCGACACCGATCGACCCCGATCGCCGCTGTCCCGCAAGGTCCGTGCGTACGTCTCGTTGACCAAGCCGCGGGTCATGGAGCTGCTGCTCGTGACCACGGCGCCGACGATGTTCCTGGCCGAGCGCGGCGTGCCGGACCTGTGGCTCGTCTTCTGGACGATGCTGGGCGGCGCGATGTCCGCCGGTTCGGCGTCGGCGTTCAACTGCTACATCGACCGCGACATCGACCGCCTGATGAAGCGGACGAGCACGCGCCCGCTGGTGACCGGCGAGCTCTCCGACCGCGAGGCCCTGGTGTTCTCGTGGGTCCTGGGCGTCCTGTCGACGGCGGTCCTCGGGTTCCTGGTGAACTGGCTCGCGGCCGCCCTGAGCGTCATCGCCATCCTCATCTACGTGTTCGTCTACACGCTCTGGCTCAAGCGCCGCACCCCGCAGAACATCGTGTGGGGCGGCTCGGCCGGCTGCATGCCCGTGCTCATCGGCTGGGCGGGCGTCACCGGGTCGCTCACCTGGGCCCCGGTCATCCTGTTCATGGTGATCTTCCTCTGGACGCCGCCGCACTACTGGCCGCTGTCGATGAAGTACCGCGACGACTACGACGCCGCCGACGTCCCCATGCTCGCCGTGGTCCGCGGTCGCACCGTCGTCGGCCTGCAGGTCGTGCTGTACGCGTGGGCCACCCTGGTCTGCTCGCTCCTCCTCATCCCCGTTGCGCACATGGGACCGCTGTACACGGTGGTCGCACTGGCCGGTGGCATCTGGTTCGTCGTCGAGTCGCACCGGCTGTACTCGCGGGCGATCCAGCACGTCGAGCACGTGCAGCCGATGCGCGTCTTCCACAGCTCGATCACGTACCTGACGCTGCTCTTCATCGCCGTGGGCATCGACCCGCTGCTGCCGCAGGTCTTCACCTTCTAG
- the tkt gene encoding transketolase, with translation MAEFTWDAIDRKAVDTARVLAADSVEAAGNGHPGTAMSLAPLAHLLFQKVMRRDPSDSTWIGRDRFILSAGHASILQYVQFYLHGYGLELEDLQHLRKWGSKTPGHPEYGHTDGVEITTGPLGQGLASSVGFAYAQRFERGLFDPETPAGQSPFDHFTYVIAGDGDMQEGVTNEAGSLAGRQQLGNLIAFYDSNQISIEDNTDIAFSESVPERYEALGWHVQIVDWKKTGEYSEDAVELHAAIEAAQQVTDKPSLIVLKTIIGWPSPTKQNSGKIHGSALGADEIKGLKEVLGFDTAKTFEVAPEVLEYTRGAVAKGQAQHAEWQKSFDAWAAANADKKALFDRVNAKELPEGLEAALPVFPTDKAVSTRAASGKVINAIAPLMPEFWGGSADLAESNLTTIEGAKSFGPAEASTSTWSTDPYGRVLHFGIREHAMGSILNGIVLHGNTRPFGGTFLIFSDYMRPAVRLAALMGAPAIYVWTHDSIALGEDGPTHQPIEQVSSLRAIPGLDVVRPADANEVAYAWLEMLKHTDRPAGIALSRQNLPVFERGEGDASGEVFASAKNVAKGAYILAEAPNGTPDVILIATGSEVQIAVEAREQLKGEGINARVVSAPSIEWFRAQSENYQDQVLPKDVTARVSVEAGIAMSWRDIVGDKGRSVSIEHFGASADYQTLFKEFGFTTEHVVAAAKESIAAS, from the coding sequence GTGGCTGAATTCACCTGGGACGCCATCGACCGGAAGGCCGTCGACACGGCCCGCGTTCTCGCCGCCGACTCGGTCGAGGCCGCCGGCAACGGTCACCCCGGCACCGCGATGAGCCTCGCGCCGCTCGCACACCTGCTCTTCCAGAAGGTGATGCGTCGCGACCCGAGCGACTCCACCTGGATCGGCCGCGACCGCTTCATCCTGTCCGCCGGTCACGCCTCGATCCTGCAGTACGTGCAGTTCTACCTGCACGGCTACGGCCTCGAGCTCGAAGACCTCCAGCACCTGCGCAAGTGGGGCTCGAAGACCCCGGGTCACCCGGAGTACGGCCACACCGACGGTGTCGAGATCACCACCGGCCCGCTCGGCCAGGGCCTCGCGTCCTCGGTCGGCTTCGCCTACGCCCAGCGCTTCGAGCGCGGCCTGTTCGACCCGGAGACCCCGGCCGGCCAGTCGCCCTTCGACCACTTCACCTACGTGATCGCCGGTGACGGCGACATGCAGGAGGGCGTGACGAACGAGGCGGGCTCGCTCGCCGGTCGTCAGCAGCTCGGCAACCTGATCGCGTTCTACGACTCGAACCAGATCTCGATCGAGGACAACACCGACATCGCCTTCTCGGAGAGCGTCCCCGAGCGCTACGAGGCACTCGGCTGGCACGTCCAGATCGTCGACTGGAAGAAGACCGGCGAGTACTCCGAGGACGCCGTGGAACTCCACGCCGCGATCGAGGCCGCCCAGCAGGTCACCGACAAGCCGTCGCTCATCGTCCTCAAGACGATCATCGGCTGGCCGTCGCCGACCAAGCAGAACTCCGGCAAGATCCACGGTTCGGCGCTCGGCGCCGACGAGATCAAGGGCCTCAAGGAGGTCCTCGGCTTCGACACCGCGAAGACCTTCGAGGTCGCCCCCGAGGTCCTCGAGTACACCCGCGGCGCCGTCGCCAAGGGCCAGGCGCAGCACGCCGAGTGGCAGAAGAGCTTCGACGCGTGGGCTGCCGCCAACGCCGACAAGAAGGCGCTGTTCGACCGGGTCAACGCCAAGGAGCTCCCCGAGGGCCTCGAGGCGGCACTGCCGGTCTTCCCGACCGACAAGGCCGTCTCGACCCGTGCCGCCTCCGGCAAGGTCATCAACGCCATCGCGCCGCTGATGCCCGAGTTCTGGGGCGGTTCGGCCGACCTCGCCGAGTCGAACCTCACCACGATCGAGGGCGCCAAGTCCTTCGGTCCGGCCGAGGCCTCGACGTCGACGTGGAGCACCGACCCGTACGGCCGCGTGCTGCACTTCGGCATCCGCGAGCACGCGATGGGCTCGATCCTCAACGGCATCGTCCTGCACGGGAACACCCGCCCCTTCGGTGGCACGTTCCTGATCTTCAGCGACTACATGCGTCCGGCGGTCCGTCTCGCCGCACTCATGGGCGCGCCGGCGATCTACGTCTGGACCCACGACTCCATCGCCCTCGGCGAGGACGGCCCGACGCACCAGCCGATCGAGCAGGTCTCGTCGCTCCGCGCGATCCCGGGTCTCGACGTGGTCCGCCCCGCCGACGCCAACGAGGTCGCCTACGCGTGGCTCGAGATGCTCAAGCACACCGACCGTCCGGCCGGCATCGCACTGAGCCGGCAGAACCTGCCGGTCTTCGAGCGTGGCGAGGGCGACGCCTCGGGTGAGGTCTTCGCCTCGGCGAAGAACGTCGCCAAGGGCGCGTACATCCTGGCCGAGGCGCCGAACGGCACCCCGGACGTGATCCTCATCGCGACCGGTTCCGAGGTCCAGATCGCCGTCGAGGCCCGCGAACAGCTCAAGGGCGAGGGCATCAACGCCCGCGTCGTGAGCGCCCCGTCCATCGAGTGGTTCCGCGCCCAGTCCGAGAACTACCAGGACCAGGTGCTCCCGAAGGACGTCACCGCTCGCGTGTCGGTCGAAGCCGGCATCGCCATGAGCTGGCGCGACATCGTCGGCGACAAGGGCCGCAGCGTCTCGATCGAGCACTTCGGTGCCTCGGCCGACTACCAGACGCTCTTCAAGGAGTTCGGCTTCACGACGGAGCACGTCGTGGCCGCCGCGAAGGAATCGATCGCGGCTTCCTGA
- the tal gene encoding transaldolase produces the protein MAENTPTAALSAVGVSIWLDDLSRELLETGKLTELIEQKNVVGVTTNPTIFASALAKGERYDAQVKELAAAGTELTDAIFEITTQDVANASDLFKPIYDSTKGFDGRVSIEVEPGLAHETAKTIEQAKFLFEKVGRENVLIKIPATVEGLEAITEVIGAGISVNVTLIFSLERYRAVIDAYLGGLEKAKAAGHDLSKIHSVASFFVSRVDSEIDKRLDAVGTDEAKALKSKAGIANAQLAYQVWTEAFASERALGLLEAGANTQRPLWASTGVKDPSLPDTLYVTELAAPNTVNTMPGKTLDATFDHGEIHGDAIAGTFDAAQQVLDQLAAQGIDYDDVVALLEKEGVDKFNVSWGELVDTVKTALEGAK, from the coding sequence ATGGCTGAGAACACCCCCACTGCCGCCCTCTCCGCGGTCGGCGTGAGCATCTGGCTCGACGACCTGTCCCGCGAGCTCCTCGAGACCGGCAAGCTCACCGAGCTCATCGAGCAGAAGAACGTCGTCGGCGTGACCACGAACCCGACCATCTTCGCCTCGGCCCTCGCCAAGGGCGAGCGCTACGACGCCCAGGTCAAGGAGCTGGCCGCCGCCGGCACCGAGCTCACCGACGCGATCTTCGAGATCACCACGCAGGACGTCGCCAACGCGTCCGACCTGTTCAAGCCGATCTACGACTCGACGAAGGGCTTCGACGGCCGCGTGTCGATCGAGGTCGAGCCGGGCCTGGCGCACGAGACCGCCAAGACCATCGAGCAGGCCAAGTTCCTGTTCGAGAAGGTCGGTCGCGAGAACGTCCTCATCAAGATCCCGGCGACGGTCGAGGGCCTCGAGGCCATCACCGAGGTCATCGGCGCCGGCATCTCGGTGAACGTCACCCTGATCTTCTCGCTCGAGCGCTACCGCGCCGTCATCGACGCTTACCTCGGTGGGCTCGAGAAGGCCAAGGCCGCCGGGCACGACCTGTCGAAGATCCACTCGGTCGCCTCGTTCTTCGTGTCGCGCGTCGACTCCGAGATCGACAAGCGCCTGGACGCCGTCGGCACCGACGAGGCCAAGGCCCTGAAGTCGAAGGCCGGCATCGCCAACGCGCAGCTCGCCTACCAGGTCTGGACCGAGGCGTTCGCCTCCGAGCGTGCCCTCGGCCTGCTCGAGGCCGGCGCGAACACGCAGCGTCCGCTCTGGGCCTCGACCGGCGTCAAGGACCCGTCGCTGCCGGACACGCTCTACGTGACCGAGCTCGCCGCCCCGAACACCGTCAACACGATGCCGGGCAAGACGCTCGACGCCACGTTCGACCACGGTGAGATCCACGGCGACGCGATCGCCGGCACCTTCGACGCCGCGCAGCAGGTCCTCGACCAGCTCGCAGCGCAGGGCATCGACTACGACGACGTCGTGGCGCTGCTCGAGAAGGAGGGCGTGGACAAGTTCAACGTCTCGTGGGGCGAGCTCGTCGACACCGTGAAGACCGCGCTCGAGGGCGCCAAGTAG
- a CDS encoding glucose-6-phosphate isomerase, with protein sequence MTVSIAASGDAARAIDSVVPRLVADLVASGITAQDPELWGPDAEAEASKRLGWVEAVSVSRPLVAQITALRESLRAEGVDHVVLAGMGGSSLAPEVITRTAGVPLTVLDSTDPAQVRAAVSTDLERTVLVVSSKSGSTLETDSQRRVYEQAFRDAGIDPARRIVVVTDPGSALEAAATDAGYRVFTADPTVGGRYSALTAFGLVPSGLAGADIAELLDEADAISALLSVDLDENPGLVLGAVLAGTDPLRDKIAIVPDGTHIVGFGDWVEQLIAESTGKSGRGLLPVVLHADSPEVSAALPDVQVIRLVGSREDERHVAEGEVEITGTLGGQILVWEYAVAVAGRLLGIDPFDQPDVEAAKVATRALLDDRPTAAVPAFTEDGIAVSATPGLPVGTTLAEAVTGLLSELGATGYVAVQAYVDRTTNRDLETVRDALAARTRRPVTFGYGPRFLHSTGQYHKGGPATGVFLQIVADEPDDLAIPGRPFTFGQLLRAQAAGDASVLAQHGRPVLTLTTSDVRAATAAIASAVSH encoded by the coding sequence GTGACGGTTTCCATCGCTGCCAGCGGCGATGCCGCGCGGGCCATCGACTCGGTGGTCCCGCGGCTCGTCGCTGACCTGGTGGCCTCGGGCATCACCGCCCAGGACCCCGAGCTGTGGGGACCGGACGCCGAGGCCGAGGCGTCGAAGCGCCTCGGCTGGGTGGAGGCCGTCTCGGTCTCCCGCCCGCTCGTCGCCCAGATCACCGCGCTGCGCGAGTCGCTCCGTGCCGAAGGGGTCGACCACGTCGTCCTCGCCGGCATGGGCGGCTCGTCGCTCGCTCCCGAGGTGATCACGCGCACCGCCGGTGTGCCGCTGACGGTCCTCGACTCGACCGACCCCGCGCAGGTCCGCGCCGCCGTCTCGACCGACCTCGAGCGCACCGTGCTCGTCGTCTCGTCGAAGTCCGGTTCCACGCTCGAGACCGACTCACAGCGTCGGGTCTACGAGCAGGCGTTCCGCGACGCCGGCATCGACCCCGCCCGCCGCATCGTCGTCGTCACCGACCCGGGCTCCGCGCTCGAGGCCGCCGCGACCGACGCGGGCTACCGTGTCTTCACCGCCGACCCGACCGTCGGCGGCCGCTACTCGGCCCTCACCGCGTTCGGGCTCGTCCCCTCCGGTCTCGCCGGGGCGGACATCGCCGAGCTGCTGGACGAGGCCGACGCCATCTCCGCGCTGCTGTCGGTCGACCTCGACGAGAACCCCGGGCTCGTGCTCGGCGCGGTGCTCGCGGGGACCGACCCGCTGCGCGACAAGATCGCGATCGTGCCGGACGGCACCCACATCGTCGGGTTCGGCGACTGGGTGGAGCAGCTGATCGCGGAGTCGACCGGCAAGAGCGGACGTGGCCTGCTGCCGGTCGTGCTGCACGCCGACTCCCCCGAGGTCTCCGCAGCGCTGCCCGACGTCCAGGTCATCCGCCTGGTCGGTTCGCGCGAGGACGAGCGCCACGTGGCCGAGGGCGAGGTCGAGATCACCGGGACGCTCGGTGGCCAGATCCTCGTCTGGGAGTACGCCGTCGCGGTCGCCGGGCGCCTGCTCGGCATCGACCCGTTCGACCAGCCCGACGTCGAGGCCGCCAAGGTCGCGACCCGTGCGCTGCTCGACGACCGTCCCACGGCTGCCGTGCCCGCGTTCACCGAGGACGGCATCGCCGTCTCCGCGACGCCGGGACTGCCGGTCGGGACGACGCTCGCAGAAGCCGTGACGGGCCTCCTGTCCGAACTGGGCGCCACCGGCTACGTGGCAGTGCAGGCGTACGTCGACCGCACCACGAACCGTGACCTCGAGACGGTCCGCGACGCCCTGGCGGCGCGCACGCGCCGTCCGGTCACCTTCGGGTACGGCCCGCGGTTCCTGCACTCGACCGGGCAGTACCACAAGGGCGGCCCCGCCACCGGAGTGTTCCTCCAGATCGTGGCCGACGAACCGGACGACCTGGCGATCCCGGGCCGGCCGTTCACGTTCGGGCAGCTCCTCCGGGCCCAGGCAGCCGGTGACGCGAGTGTCCTCGCGCAGCACGGCCGCCCGGTCCTCACCCTCACGACGTCGGACGTGCGCGCCGCCACAGCGGCCATCGCCTCCGCCGTCTCCCACTGA
- the zwf gene encoding glucose-6-phosphate dehydrogenase has translation MSPVAITPEHNPLRLPTDRRLNRIAGPSTLIIFGVTGDLSRKKLMPAVYDLANRGLLPPGFALVGFARRDWEDQDFSQLVHDAVKEHSRTPFDEDVWRQLEQGIRFVQGSFDDPEAFLQLKQTVDELDAERGTLGNHAFYLSIPPKMFPVVTEQLKLSGLTEKREGSWSRVVVEKPFGSDLRTARELNAIVESVFAPDDVFRIDHYLGKETVQNLLTLRFANQMYEPIWNSNYVDHVQITMAEDIGVAGRAAYYDGIGAARDVIQNHLLQLLALTAMEEPVSFKAADLRAEKEKVLSAVRLPEDLSTATARGQYAGGWQGGEKVLGFLDEAGMNPESGTETYAAIKLDIATRRWQGVPFYLRAGKRLGRRVTEIAIVFKRVPEDVYGNSQSPLGQNALVIRVQPDEGVTLRFGSKVPGVGTQVRDVTMDFGYGHAFTEASPEAYERLILDVLLGDPPLFPRHQEVELSWKILDPIEEFWATQGQPEQYRPGTWGPASADALLARDGRTWRRP, from the coding sequence ATGTCACCGGTGGCAATCACCCCGGAGCACAACCCGCTCCGGCTGCCGACGGATCGTCGACTGAACCGGATCGCGGGACCGAGCACGCTCATCATCTTCGGCGTGACGGGCGACCTGTCACGCAAGAAGCTGATGCCGGCGGTCTACGACCTGGCCAACCGGGGGCTGCTGCCCCCGGGGTTCGCGCTCGTCGGCTTCGCCCGGCGCGACTGGGAGGACCAAGACTTCTCCCAGCTCGTGCACGACGCCGTCAAGGAACACTCCCGCACACCGTTCGACGAGGACGTCTGGCGTCAGCTCGAACAGGGCATCCGTTTCGTCCAGGGCTCGTTCGACGACCCCGAGGCGTTCCTGCAGCTCAAGCAGACCGTCGACGAGCTGGACGCCGAGCGCGGGACGCTCGGCAACCACGCGTTCTACCTGTCCATCCCGCCGAAGATGTTCCCGGTGGTGACCGAGCAGCTGAAGCTGTCCGGGCTCACCGAGAAGCGCGAGGGCTCGTGGAGCCGCGTGGTCGTCGAGAAGCCGTTCGGTTCCGACCTCCGCACGGCACGCGAGCTGAACGCGATCGTCGAGAGCGTCTTCGCGCCCGACGACGTGTTCCGCATCGACCACTACCTCGGCAAGGAGACCGTCCAGAACCTGCTGACGCTCCGGTTCGCGAACCAGATGTACGAACCCATCTGGAACTCGAACTACGTCGACCACGTGCAGATCACGATGGCCGAGGACATCGGCGTCGCCGGACGTGCCGCGTACTACGACGGCATCGGCGCGGCGCGCGACGTCATCCAGAACCACCTGCTGCAGCTCCTCGCGCTCACTGCGATGGAGGAACCCGTCTCGTTCAAGGCCGCAGACCTGCGTGCCGAGAAGGAGAAGGTGCTCTCCGCCGTGCGCCTGCCCGAGGACCTGTCGACCGCCACCGCGCGCGGACAGTACGCCGGCGGCTGGCAGGGCGGCGAGAAGGTGCTCGGGTTCCTCGACGAGGCCGGGATGAACCCCGAGTCCGGCACCGAGACGTACGCGGCGATCAAGCTCGACATCGCGACCCGTCGCTGGCAGGGCGTCCCGTTCTACCTGCGTGCCGGCAAGCGGCTCGGCCGTCGCGTCACCGAGATCGCGATCGTCTTCAAGCGTGTCCCCGAGGACGTCTACGGCAACTCGCAGTCGCCCCTCGGCCAGAACGCGCTCGTCATCCGTGTGCAGCCGGACGAGGGCGTCACGCTCCGGTTCGGCTCGAAGGTCCCCGGCGTCGGCACCCAGGTGCGCGACGTGACGATGGACTTCGGCTACGGCCACGCCTTCACCGAGGCGTCCCCCGAGGCGTACGAGCGACTCATCCTCGACGTGCTCCTCGGTGACCCGCCGCTGTTCCCGCGGCACCAGGAGGTCGAGCTGTCCTGGAAGATCCTCGACCCGATCGAGGAGTTCTGGGCCACGCAGGGCCAGCCCGAGCAGTACCGTCCCGGCACGTGGGGCCCGGCGTCCGCCGATGCCCTGCTCGCCCGCGACGGCCGGACCTGGAGGCGTCCATGA
- a CDS encoding glucose-6-phosphate dehydrogenase assembly protein OpcA — MKIDMPNTTVSKIQKKLVHIREEGGAVALGRVLTLIISTALGHEEEAIEAANEASREHPMRVIIVSKNDGDTKSPGRLDAQIRVGSDAGASEVIVLRAYGETATDEESLVTGLLLPDAPVVAWWPQTAPSQPSASALGRIAQRRITDAAAQKNPNGAIEALGASYVPGDTDFAWTRLTLWRNQLAAALDQPPYEPITSVEVTGASDSPSTILLAAWLQLQLEVPVTVTTSPRATGSSGIHGVKLVRESGTIDLERSLVDVATLSMPGQPTHDLSLPRRNLRDCLAEELRRLDPDVLFGDVVKHGVPQLRETIAR; from the coding sequence ATGAAGATCGACATGCCGAACACCACGGTCTCGAAGATCCAGAAGAAGCTCGTCCACATCCGAGAAGAGGGCGGCGCCGTCGCCCTCGGACGCGTCCTCACGCTGATCATCTCGACGGCCCTCGGCCACGAGGAAGAAGCGATCGAGGCGGCGAACGAGGCGTCCCGCGAGCACCCGATGCGCGTGATCATCGTGTCGAAGAACGACGGCGACACGAAGTCGCCGGGTCGTCTCGACGCGCAGATCCGCGTGGGCAGCGACGCGGGCGCCAGCGAGGTCATCGTCCTCCGCGCCTACGGCGAGACCGCGACCGACGAGGAGAGCCTGGTCACGGGCCTGCTCCTGCCGGACGCCCCCGTCGTGGCCTGGTGGCCGCAGACCGCGCCGTCGCAACCGTCGGCCTCGGCACTGGGCCGCATCGCCCAGCGCCGGATCACCGACGCGGCCGCGCAGAAGAACCCGAACGGCGCGATCGAGGCCCTCGGTGCCTCGTACGTGCCGGGCGACACCGACTTCGCGTGGACGCGTCTGACCCTGTGGCGGAACCAGCTCGCCGCGGCACTCGACCAGCCGCCGTACGAGCCCATCACCAGCGTCGAGGTGACGGGCGCGTCGGACAGCCCGTCGACGATCCTGCTCGCCGCCTGGCTGCAGCTCCAGCTCGAGGTGCCGGTCACGGTCACCACGTCGCCGCGTGCGACCGGGTCGAGCGGGATCCACGGCGTCAAGCTCGTGCGCGAGTCGGGCACCATCGACCTCGAGCGTTCCCTGGTGGACGTCGCGACGCTCTCGATGCCCGGTCAGCCCACGCACGACCTGTCGCTGCCACGCCGCAACCTGCGTGACTGCCTGGCCGAGGAACTCCGTAGACTCGACCCGGACGTCCTCTTCGGAGACGTCGTCAAGCACGGGGTACCCCAGCTGCGCGAGACCATCGCCCGCTGA
- the pgl gene encoding 6-phosphogluconolactonase, which translates to MTNERRVLVHPDKQALGASVAARFITKIIDVLDEQERADIAISGGSVSSLVLAAIGQSPARESVDWSKVHVWWVDERWVPAGDADRNTTGTQTDFFDHVDIPESNIHPMPASDAGIDIEEAALRYERELQDAAYEGAVAPRFDITLLGVGPDGHTASLFPEFPQLTVTDRAVVSVDDSPKPPPQRLTVTYPVINASQRVWVILSGAEKASVLGLALAGASVEDVPVGGVQGRKRTVFFVDQDAARDVPENLIASTY; encoded by the coding sequence GTGACCAACGAACGGCGGGTGCTCGTGCACCCGGACAAGCAGGCCCTCGGCGCTTCGGTCGCCGCACGCTTCATCACGAAGATCATCGACGTGCTCGACGAGCAGGAGCGTGCCGACATCGCGATCAGCGGTGGCTCGGTGTCGTCCCTCGTCCTCGCCGCGATCGGCCAGTCCCCGGCGCGCGAGAGCGTCGACTGGTCGAAGGTCCACGTCTGGTGGGTCGACGAGCGTTGGGTGCCGGCCGGTGACGCCGACCGCAACACCACGGGGACGCAGACCGACTTCTTCGACCACGTCGACATCCCGGAGTCGAACATCCACCCGATGCCCGCGTCCGACGCCGGCATCGACATCGAGGAAGCCGCACTGCGGTACGAGCGCGAGCTGCAGGACGCCGCGTACGAAGGCGCCGTCGCTCCCCGCTTCGACATCACGCTGCTCGGTGTCGGCCCCGACGGGCACACCGCATCGCTCTTCCCGGAGTTCCCGCAGCTCACGGTCACCGACCGCGCCGTCGTGTCCGTCGACGACTCCCCCAAGCCGCCGCCGCAGCGTCTGACGGTCACCTACCCGGTGATCAACGCCTCGCAGCGCGTGTGGGTCATCCTGTCCGGTGCGGAGAAGGCGTCGGTCCTCGGGCTCGCCCTGGCCGGCGCCTCGGTCGAGGACGTCCCGGTCGGTGGCGTGCAGGGCCGCAAGCGCACCGTGTTCTTCGTGGACCAGGACGCCGCGCGCGACGTCCCCGAGAACCTCATCGCGTCGACGTACTAG
- a CDS encoding RNA polymerase-binding protein RbpA yields the protein MASGGSAIRGSRVGAGPMGEQDRGVQAERVAISYWDALGNEVVRYFAANLPDEEIPETVDSPSSGLPAGRDKENPPVVSKTEPYKTHLAYVKERRTEEEAAQLLEDALQQLRERRGTAAKKA from the coding sequence ATGGCTAGCGGAGGCAGTGCAATCCGAGGGTCTCGCGTCGGCGCGGGACCGATGGGCGAACAGGACCGCGGGGTCCAGGCCGAGCGTGTGGCGATCTCCTACTGGGACGCCCTCGGCAACGAGGTCGTGCGGTACTTCGCCGCGAACCTCCCGGACGAAGAGATCCCCGAGACGGTCGATTCGCCGTCGAGCGGTCTCCCCGCCGGGCGCGACAAGGAGAACCCGCCCGTGGTCTCCAAGACGGAGCCCTACAAGACGCACCTCGCGTACGTGAAGGAACGTCGCACCGAGGAAGAGGCAGCGCAGCTCCTCGAGGACGCGCTCCAGCAGCTTCGCGAGCGTCGCGGAACCGCCGCCAAGAAGGCGTGA
- the secG gene encoding preprotein translocase subunit SecG — MAILSVVLQVLLAITSLLLTLLILLHKGRGGGLSDMFGGGVTSNLGASGVAERNLNRITVILGLVWIVSIIVLGLINKFTAGV, encoded by the coding sequence GTGGCGATACTCTCCGTCGTGCTGCAGGTCCTGCTCGCAATCACGAGCCTCCTGCTCACGCTCCTCATCCTCCTGCACAAGGGCCGCGGTGGCGGCCTCTCCGACATGTTCGGTGGCGGCGTGACGAGCAACCTCGGGGCGTCCGGCGTCGCCGAGCGCAACCTCAACCGCATCACGGTGATCCTCGGTCTGGTCTGGATCGTCTCCATCATCGTGCTCGGTCTCATCAACAAGTTCACGGCGGGGGTCTGA